One window of Methylococcus sp. EFPC2 genomic DNA carries:
- a CDS encoding non-ribosomal peptide synthetase has translation MKEIDMNQWDTVLHAIRAAAAEAPTAVAVIGDDGTVTYGELLARVEVLAAHLRDAGIGTGKGVGVLCERSVAWIVSMLGVWWAGGVYVPMDPSYPAERLNFLAHDAALDVVLTCKALVGQVPESVKISIAVDELLSPSESSVDELPHGNDVAYLIYTSGSTGTPKGVLVEHRSLVSFVPAINEILGMQGRDRLLQFVSPNFDPSVMDVALTLVSGATLVLRSPRMADSFSRFLDGLRQSRVTMASLPTAFWHGLVDALDESFELSLPAELRLIYFGGERADPERLIRWREKFGDRVKLVNVYGPTEVTIGATAWDASEWLRGHGGLSEAPIGVPLRTVEAHVFDEAGRECPVNVAGELYLGGVQLARGYHQRVEATEKAFVTLNGERPSTRLYRTGDRAVWRDDGMLRCLGRIDDQLKIRGYRIEPGEIEAVLRKQPDIKDAVIVGHRDTIGELQLVGYVVSFAERAFNVQSLMQAIRHELPAHMVPAVLTPMDRLPITPNGKVDRHKLPPPNWGELRSRGTPPKGEIEQKLAAIWAELLHVPQIYREDDFFDDLGGHSLLAVQMLTLVDRRLRANLELEAVLTHKTLAGLASVIAEFLSSPSPELPRTAPAASAPIRRLSLLQTDFMQYEALQALLGLGVNPFVAPVCLRLRGPLDVAALTAVLNDIVQRHEVLRAILPRTPRPGFWPISWVVRRLFDQPSISRWMIRIGARQFLRRDWLRSAPAVKIMAEMPVCLEVQTYVRLSDALAAADRDFWPCYSRMPGASFRARLVGLGEHDHVLFIAVDHMVFDGYSVQVLINDLTAFYRSRVLAEAAPPALAMQYFDWVAQSLMEAPKLSVKALEHWRTVYRRVGPVTSVTLPFHHSVWPPRGFRERWHQQREVLAGDEFARVRKFAADHGVTVFVLMMSIFVAALSRRAGASTVSVMTNVANRNNAHAREMIGLIANIFPVVAECSGKTLSDVIQQVKRAVAFGVESQAIPWPSLRSQMMAEINDAQFPRNPLLAPQVLFDFYALRPAQEMVPGLSFEEVYIPDPGGSWLLQFIAVQEGQSLSIHVKHSPDLYETVEVDHLLRDFVAVLSALPESSSIPLSALSFAT, from the coding sequence GTGAAAGAGATCGACATGAATCAGTGGGATACCGTTTTGCATGCCATCCGCGCCGCCGCCGCCGAGGCGCCAACTGCCGTTGCGGTCATCGGCGACGACGGCACCGTAACGTACGGGGAGCTTCTGGCACGTGTAGAGGTCTTAGCTGCCCACCTCCGCGACGCGGGTATCGGGACGGGTAAGGGTGTTGGCGTCCTGTGCGAACGTAGTGTGGCGTGGATAGTATCCATGCTTGGTGTTTGGTGGGCCGGTGGGGTCTATGTTCCTATGGACCCTTCCTATCCGGCTGAGCGGCTGAACTTTCTCGCACACGATGCCGCTCTTGACGTGGTATTGACCTGCAAGGCTCTGGTCGGTCAAGTCCCTGAGTCAGTAAAAATCAGTATCGCCGTTGACGAACTTTTGTCGCCTTCCGAATCCTCGGTGGATGAGCTGCCGCATGGGAACGACGTTGCCTATCTCATATACACGTCCGGCTCGACGGGTACGCCCAAGGGCGTTTTGGTGGAGCATCGTTCGCTCGTGAGTTTCGTACCGGCGATTAACGAGATCCTAGGTATGCAGGGGAGGGATCGGCTTTTGCAGTTTGTCTCACCCAACTTCGATCCTAGCGTGATGGATGTTGCGCTTACCTTGGTATCGGGAGCAACGTTAGTCCTCCGCTCTCCACGCATGGCCGACTCCTTCTCCCGCTTTCTCGATGGATTGAGGCAGAGTCGCGTGACCATGGCGAGTCTGCCGACCGCTTTTTGGCACGGCCTGGTAGACGCGCTGGATGAATCGTTCGAGCTATCACTGCCTGCCGAGCTTCGCTTGATTTACTTTGGCGGGGAACGGGCGGATCCCGAACGTCTTATTCGCTGGCGGGAGAAGTTTGGTGATCGAGTGAAGCTTGTCAACGTCTACGGACCCACTGAAGTGACAATTGGTGCTACCGCCTGGGACGCCAGCGAGTGGTTACGCGGTCACGGCGGTTTGTCTGAGGCTCCGATCGGCGTCCCGCTACGCACCGTCGAAGCGCACGTTTTCGACGAGGCCGGCCGCGAGTGTCCCGTGAATGTAGCGGGCGAACTCTATCTTGGCGGGGTTCAACTTGCGCGTGGCTATCACCAACGGGTCGAAGCTACCGAGAAGGCATTTGTCACACTCAACGGTGAACGACCAAGTACACGCCTTTACCGGACGGGTGATCGAGCGGTATGGCGCGATGACGGCATGCTTCGGTGTTTAGGGCGCATCGACGACCAGTTGAAAATCCGTGGTTACCGCATAGAGCCCGGAGAAATAGAGGCCGTTCTACGTAAGCAGCCCGACATTAAGGACGCTGTGATTGTTGGACATCGCGACACGATCGGTGAATTGCAATTGGTGGGGTATGTCGTGTCATTTGCGGAGCGCGCGTTTAATGTCCAATCACTGATGCAGGCCATCCGCCATGAATTGCCGGCGCACATGGTGCCGGCAGTGCTTACTCCGATGGACCGTTTGCCGATTACGCCCAACGGCAAGGTCGATCGTCATAAGCTGCCGCCGCCCAACTGGGGGGAACTTCGTTCGCGGGGAACACCACCTAAAGGCGAAATCGAGCAAAAGCTCGCGGCCATTTGGGCAGAGTTGCTTCACGTGCCGCAAATCTATCGCGAAGACGATTTCTTCGACGATTTGGGGGGGCATTCGCTCTTGGCCGTACAAATGCTGACCTTGGTCGATCGGCGTTTGCGCGCAAATCTCGAGCTCGAAGCGGTGCTAACGCACAAAACGCTGGCCGGACTTGCTTCCGTCATCGCCGAATTCCTGTCGAGTCCAAGCCCGGAGTTGCCTCGCACGGCCCCGGCAGCTTCTGCACCGATACGGCGTTTGTCCCTATTGCAGACGGATTTCATGCAATACGAGGCATTGCAGGCGCTACTGGGCCTCGGTGTGAATCCCTTCGTCGCTCCCGTTTGTCTGAGGCTCCGTGGTCCTCTGGATGTGGCCGCACTTACGGCGGTGCTCAACGATATTGTGCAGCGGCACGAGGTGTTGCGGGCGATATTGCCCAGAACGCCACGCCCAGGTTTTTGGCCGATATCTTGGGTTGTCCGTCGACTTTTCGATCAACCGAGCATCAGCCGTTGGATGATACGTATTGGTGCCCGTCAGTTTCTCCGGCGCGACTGGTTGAGATCGGCGCCTGCGGTGAAAATTATGGCCGAGATGCCGGTGTGTCTTGAGGTACAGACGTATGTACGGCTGAGTGATGCCTTGGCGGCGGCGGATCGCGATTTCTGGCCGTGTTACTCCCGTATGCCGGGAGCATCATTTCGCGCACGTCTGGTTGGTCTGGGCGAGCACGATCATGTCCTGTTCATTGCCGTGGATCATATGGTCTTCGACGGGTATTCCGTTCAGGTTCTCATCAATGATCTGACGGCATTTTATCGTTCGCGAGTGTTGGCGGAGGCGGCTCCGCCCGCGCTGGCTATGCAATATTTTGATTGGGTCGCACAAAGCCTTATGGAGGCACCCAAATTAAGCGTCAAGGCTTTGGAACATTGGCGCACGGTTTATCGTCGGGTCGGGCCGGTTACCTCGGTTACCCTGCCTTTTCATCACAGTGTCTGGCCTCCCCGCGGGTTTCGCGAGCGCTGGCATCAACAGCGGGAGGTTCTTGCGGGGGACGAATTTGCACGCGTGCGCAAGTTTGCGGCGGATCACGGGGTGACCGTGTTCGTATTGATGATGTCGATATTCGTCGCCGCTTTGAGCCGTAGGGCAGGTGCGTCAACCGTCTCGGTCATGACGAACGTGGCGAATCGGAACAATGCCCATGCTCGGGAAATGATAGGGTTGATCGCCAATATTTTCCCAGTAGTGGCTGAATGTAGTGGAAAAACGCTGAGCGACGTGATTCAACAAGTAAAGAGGGCCGTCGCTTTTGGGGTGGAATCCCAGGCCATCCCCTGGCCTTCGCTACGCTCGCAGATGATGGCCGAGATTAATGACGCGCAGTTTCCGCGCAATCCGTTACTGGCTCCTCAGGTTCTCTTCGACTTTTATGCGCTTCGTCCGGCACAAGAGATGGTTCCTGGACTTAGTTTCGAGGAGGTATACATCCCGGACCCTGGAGGCAGTTGGTTACTGCAATTCATTGCTGTCCAGGAAGGACAGTCTCTAAGTATTCATGTAAAACATTCTCCCGATCTCTACGAGACGGTCGAAGTGGATCATCTACTCCGAGATTTTGTCGCTGTGCTGTCAGCGCTGCCGGAGTCTTCATCCATCCCCTTATCGGCACTCTCATTCGCTACGTGA
- a CDS encoding SDR family oxidoreductase, translating to MSTYFITGATGVVGSALVPVLLENPGHSVSLLIRAESSARLHQRLDDLFAYWNWGHDKHDLRARVHPIAGDVCLPRFGISPDNYAELARACTHIVHCAGKVQMNLPLEEARASAIDSARNVVDLARASMVNGQFNKVEFVSTIGVSGRMGGLVPETWITKPRRFHNSYEQAKAEAELYIQDQADRGLRVTVHRPSMVVGNSVTGEIIHFQVFYHLCEFLSGKRTFGVFPHLGESCLDVIPADIVARAIAWASKCEETSGRILHLCSGPTGSIRLTDLRTQVRAAFQEYGETLPFLSLGLPTGVFRASLPILRMLASDKMKRALNALPIFLDYLAESQQFENENSKALLSGAGIEIPAINSYLDKMLSFYLSNRRPASGAHTG from the coding sequence ATGAGTACGTACTTCATCACAGGTGCAACAGGCGTCGTCGGCAGTGCTTTGGTTCCGGTGCTGCTGGAGAATCCCGGCCATTCCGTATCACTGTTGATTCGTGCGGAGTCCTCGGCGCGGCTGCACCAGCGGCTGGACGATTTGTTCGCATACTGGAATTGGGGGCACGATAAACATGATCTCCGCGCCAGAGTTCATCCGATCGCTGGTGACGTTTGTCTGCCACGTTTCGGCATTTCTCCGGATAATTATGCTGAACTTGCGCGCGCGTGTACGCACATCGTGCATTGTGCCGGCAAAGTGCAGATGAATCTGCCGCTTGAGGAGGCCCGGGCGTCGGCGATCGATTCTGCGCGGAATGTGGTCGATCTGGCTAGGGCGTCCATGGTGAACGGCCAATTTAACAAGGTTGAATTTGTTAGCACCATAGGCGTGAGCGGGCGGATGGGAGGGCTTGTTCCGGAAACGTGGATTACCAAACCGCGCCGTTTTCATAATTCGTATGAGCAGGCGAAGGCGGAAGCCGAGCTTTATATTCAGGATCAGGCGGATCGAGGATTACGGGTCACAGTTCACCGTCCGAGCATGGTTGTGGGTAATTCGGTAACAGGTGAAATCATTCATTTCCAAGTTTTTTATCACCTTTGCGAGTTCCTGTCGGGCAAGCGCACGTTCGGCGTTTTTCCGCACCTAGGCGAGTCATGCCTGGATGTGATCCCGGCAGACATCGTTGCCAGAGCGATCGCCTGGGCGAGCAAATGCGAGGAAACTTCAGGTCGAATTTTGCATTTGTGTTCAGGGCCAACAGGCTCGATCAGGCTCACGGATTTAAGAACTCAGGTCAGGGCTGCTTTTCAGGAATATGGCGAGACACTTCCGTTCCTTTCTCTTGGCTTGCCAACCGGCGTATTTCGGGCATCGCTCCCAATATTGCGCATGCTGGCTTCGGACAAGATGAAGCGCGCGCTAAACGCACTGCCCATATTCTTGGATTATCTGGCAGAAAGTCAGCAATTCGAGAACGAAAACAGCAAGGCATTGCTAAGCGGCGCAGGGATAGAGATTCCGGCTATAAATAGTTACCTCGATAAGATGCTTTCGTTTTATCTGTCTAACCGCCGTCCTGCCTCAGGTGCTCACACGGGTTAG